The genomic window TGTTGAGCTGCAGGAGGGTTGCTGGTTTGGGGTCTTGTCTGAAGCTGAGCGCCTGCATGTTGCCTgtcaaaaataattattatcgCAATAGCAGTGTAGGACTTATAGAATCGCTCACTTCTTATTTTTAGGACAACATTTCCTTTATCTCTGTATCAGCAGAGTAACTTGTAAAGTCAGCCTGATTGAATTTTCCCTTTGTCCTGGTGATTAAATAAAGTTCAAAGGCCACAAGAAGAAGTCAGAGGTCAGTCTCTCACCTGAGCTGCTGTGCTGAAAGTAGATGGACATTCCTGTGATTATCCATTCtaatgcagataaaaaaaaacaggattagTATTTCTTTAGAATTATCTTTGAGCCATAGATTGATCTGATTGATTGTCACCTTGGTGGATTCTTCAATGCTGCATGGAGCTGAGTGTCAGTGCCAGCAGGAGGCTCAGTGAGCTGTAGTTTGTACAGTCCATCAGCAGAGGGCAGAGCTTGTGCTGTGGATGTGTTGACAGGGGGCATGTGCTGTACTTTGCTTGTGTCCACAGTGTTTAAAGAGTTGTCAGTCTTAACTGGACAATGGAAAGACAAATGTCTGACAGGGGGGAAGAGAGGACGGCCAATGTCCACTGTATGGGATGAACTGTAGCTGGGTTGAGGACTCCGGGGAAACAGAAAGTCCTGGGAAGGCAAGAGGACGAGCATGAATAGAAATACAAGAGGAAGAAGTAGAAGATAAGAAGAATAAGAAACTGGATATCACTGTTACAGATCATCTCTGCTCCTCACTGTTAGCTAGACTGAACATTCCTGTTTATTTGTAGTGTACACTGTCAAATGACATATAATATGGCAAATCTTCACAGacacatcattttaatgtgtagctaatattcttatttttatcttcttATTCTTTATCCTCATTCAATACACCTCATCCAAGATTATTTCTCTCTTATTTCTCTGTCATTACAACTTTATTGTACTGCAAGAATGTAAAAAAGCATTACGTATTCAAAATACCATCAAAATTCCTCCTAGAAgggtttttttaatcttaatgaTCTGTATTACTACCGTTGCATACACCATTACCATTACCATTGATACATTAAGTAAGGCAGTATTGCTCAAACTGTAAATTGTATTTTGGCTTCTTTTTCAATGCGTTATGGTCACCTCTGTTGTACAGTCattaggcttttttttctttacagtagGGTgactgtacagtataaaactcctttcagctctgtttacTCCATGTCTGGATAAATAAATAGGCATGGAGGAAATACTGAATAATAGATGGGATACAGCTTTCACCAAGCACAGGGAAATGTAAACAACCAACTGCCAATTAGTGTAAGACACTTTAGACGACTAAATGAAAAGCAATAAAGAGAATGTCAATAATAAGTGACTCAAGTCTGACCTTAAATGCACCgctttgaaatgtttatttttatttgttaaatcatttttcactatttgttAAATGACACAGATTGAAGGACAACCACTTTCATGAATTGGAGACTATTTTTTACTTAAGAAATTCTACATCTTTTCCTTTTTGAGCCTGTATGATAACTACTCTGACCTTAAAATCCTTCAGTTCATGTATGTGGTACAGCAGGCTTTGCATCTTACCGGCCGTGGCTGGGGGTTGTTCCTGCGGTGTGCAGACGAGGGTCGAAGTTGTGCCCGTTTTGCTCTGCCAGGAGAGGCGAACTGCTCTTTGTACATAGTGATGTAGAGCTGGGGAGCCATCTTCGCTTTAAGTGCACTTATTTTCCACTGCTTCTCTGCAGTCTGCCTGAAAGTTATGAACATCTTTCTCCTCCCCTGTCACCTGCTGGCTCCTCCCTTTCAATCATGTGTACCtgttcttcttttattttcacattttccttttatgGAAATTTTACCCAGTATATGTGGTTTGGttttttctgctcaaaattGTCACTGCCTTGAGCATGCAACCAATTTTGCTGACATAATTTACTGgttctgtgtgttcatgtgtcctGTTACAGTATTTCTACACACATCAGTAGCCATAAATCCTGCATAGATCTTAGTCGATGACCAAACAGACAGTGAAAACTTTTTGTTTAACCTGCAGCTATTGTGGTGAATCTAGCATGTTGGAAATAGAGACAGGTTAAGAGCATCCTTTCTGAACCAGAACAACTCTTTGTGCTACCTGAGCACTCAGCCACTAATCCTCCTAAACcccctgcagagacacacatacCTGGGGTCACTATCCATGACCTACTTCCCTCCCAGGGGCCTTTTACAAACTAGCCAGCACTGATCTCAAACACTATGCACAACCCCCATCTGTTTAGCCTCCTTGTAGTTAAAACAGACTCAGTCTTATCAGATCTTACAGAACTGGAACAAACCACTGAAGGGATGGGATTTTGCCTCATCTCCCACCACCATCCAGGGTCACCTCTATTCACTGTCAGCATTCCACATGAGCATCAATAATTTACCAAACGCTGTAGGGTGCCTTTGTGTCTCAACCGATTGCACTGAGTAGTCTGTGACAGGAACTGGCTGTTCATCTCTTTGCAATGACTGGTCCTTGTTTGACAGTCATGTTAAGCCCAGTCAAATCCATGTCAACAGATGCAAAGCAGAGGACAGGGAGAATCATAGTAATGATGTGGCAGGAACGTCCTTCAATGGTGCTCAAATCAAATCCAAGCTGCGGTTTGTGTTCCCTTCTTCAGTATACTTTGAAGCAAGACACATCCCCAAACTCgtcctttatttattttgtttacatgtCCTCCAAACAACAAAGTCCAGTCTGTTCCAGTAAGAGATGATTTACAATACAGTGGATTTATGAATAATGAAAGGTACAAACATCTTTAAAACAATATACATTTCAAAGCAAATGCACTGTTTATAAGTTGTGCATATGATCAGTCTTCTTCTCATATTGCTTTCATGTGCTGCACAGCCAGTGAAGCAGAAGTCTAACATGTGCAAGGCAGACTTCAAAGGCCTTGTCATAGAATCAGTATTCAGAATTTTATTTACTGGTGCTTGGATTTCACTGCCGCTTTCAGCTTTGTGTAGAGATAGCCAAAATTCTGTAAAAGAGAACAGACAGAATCTTCAAGAAAACAAGCCTGATATATCAAGTGTTGTctacctgctgtgtgtgtctgtgctttgCTCAAGAATGACAGCATACAAGGCAATATGCTATGCCAGGAAGTAATGCAACACTACATTAACAAACCTGGATTGTGTAGTAAACGATGCCCAAATACGCAGCAATGCAGCCACCCAGGAAAAGATCAAAAGCTGCAGGTTTCACTCTGAAAGGAAACAGTGTCAGTGTCCATGTGTCTTTTtgaaattaacacacacatacaaaagggcaaatgaaaacagatatTTACCTGTACATCACTATCGGTTGGTTCATTTGATCAAAAAAGGTAATATCAGGGTCCCTGTGTGGAAAAGTGTTAAATGTAGTTAATCAATAGCGAAAATATACAGGTCCAGCAGAAGTGAGTGCTGGTAAGATACTATATATGTTTAATACTTCTACCACTAAATGTTACCTTTTGTCCTGTCGGAAGGTGTGTCTGTGGACTTGCTGTAAGTAGCGTTTGAACTCATGTTCCAGTGAGTTGACAAGCAGGATGTGACTGGGCTCCTTATCCAGCAGCTGGGTGGCTCGAGGGACTGACGTCAGGAAGGCCATCAGACTTGACATACGACTGTCCTGGAAGTCCTGTATCAAGGATTTGGACATGgattcacagaaagaaaaaaattggGAATCATCTGTAGTATCACATAGAAATAAAAGTCACTGTCCAGCTGTCCTGATTTTTCAAATGAATCTGATTCTAGTTAACAATAAACAACCAAAACTAGAATTCAGATCACTATTATGATTACTAGTAGAAACTAATCTTTTAAAAACTTTGCCATAAAGTGGTAACTATGTGATGAACTTTCTCTACTGTAAACCATTTACACtcctgaaatatattttaaataattggCAGTTGTTTTTTGAAATAAATCTCCAAGCAAATCAAATTCACAAGACACAAACACCATGTAATGCCTATAAATTAACACCAGAGGTCAGCACTAATCTTTACCAAGTGACTAAAGATAATCAGGATCTTACCATTTGGCCCCTGAAAACCTGCACATCTTTTGGTGAACCCTTGTGGGAGATAACACAGAGTAATCACACATTAACATGctataaaagaacaaaagaacaaatgataaaaacacagtgTCTGTATTCAGGTATATGTATTCAGTTTCCATGCACCTTGTCTGAGAGATTGAACATATACCGTGCCAGTGCTTCTGCTATGAGGATGCCATTACGCTTAAGTTTCCTGAAGTCCACTTGTGACCTGTGAGAAGatattcacatgaaaataatcaggaAACTAAGGCAACTTGGATCTATCTCCTCAAATTATGTTTCTATATTCTCTCAGGGTGAATGAGGcctttaaataattaaaatatctACCCACATGGTGTCTAGTACAGAGCCACGGAGCTCAGATTTGGGGTCTTCCAGATGAGACAATGTGAAGCCTGGGATCCTGCGCAGGCTGTAGCGTTCATGCTCCCAGGCTACTGTGGACTCCACAAGATTGATCTTCTTATGGACCAACCCAATCTTCACCCAGGGAAATCTGGAGGAAACCACCTGGGGAAGATCCCGAAAATATAAGTGCAAAAGGTCATGCAGATTGATAAAATATATCCATATTTTTCACCTATATGTGAAGTTGTTTACCTCCTCCAGATGTTGAATGAAGGAGTGCATGGGAGTGTCAGATTTAGGAGGGCGGGACACATGCATGTACAGCTCATCGCCATTGGCCAGTGTATCCAAACACAAAACGAATGCCACATTGTCATGGAGCAAGCTGGACTCTGGTGAGAAAAAGTTTggataaaataaattaacaaacgGGACCGCTCATTTTCAGTTAGGCCTATGATAGTGTAGACTACTTTCTACATGTTTCGACACAACATAAGCCTCAAAACTCACCAGCATGGTCCAGATTTTCTTCAATCCATCTCTTTGTGCCAAGGAAGTTGTGTTTTCCTCCTCCAGTTAGGGAGAACATTAAATGATATCTAAAACACCAAAAAGAAATCTGAAAATCAATCAAgcattttaatcaataatggacTTATTACCTGCCAACCAGATAGGAGCCATTTTTTCAGATAACGAGATAGTCACGACATGGTTTATGTTAGTTTATCAAATCAGACTTTTATAGTGTACAGCTCACTTgagaaaacaacacagtttTTAGCACAGTTTGGGGTGTTTTTTTCTGCCCGGCACCATgcataataaaaatgtgtgtttgcatagcATTAAGTGGTTACATTATGGTGAGC from Thunnus maccoyii chromosome 3, fThuMac1.1, whole genome shotgun sequence includes these protein-coding regions:
- the zgc:109965 gene encoding nicalin-1-like, with protein sequence MFLRDLSFAAVLLLLLSVQSLHGSALSAVSSYEFTAYRMQQFNLVQQKHGCRGAIVVAEARSADEPVLTRRCVIMKVPDFTTEKYLEAQRQNAAAILILLPRNISSVPHDTVQSFMVSESEALLKETLMPVYVVPEDEQLLYMYEEVKQAAATRTSSIFIRVLRSMVTATAFQILVSNNAPIKAITDNAIVTLEGVLPGALEDAPTIVITAHYDSYGLAPWLSYGADSNGSGVTILLELARLFQKLYSSPSTRPPYHLMFSLTGGGKHNFLGTKRWIEENLDHAESSLLHDNVAFVLCLDTLANGDELYMHVSRPPKSDTPMHSFIQHLEEVVSSRFPWVKIGLVHKKINLVESTVAWEHERYSLRRIPGFTLSHLEDPKSELRGSVLDTMSQVDFRKLKRNGILIAEALARYMFNLSDKGSPKDVQVFRGQMDFQDSRMSSLMAFLTSVPRATQLLDKEPSHILLVNSLEHEFKRYLQQVHRHTFRQDKRDPDITFFDQMNQPIVMYRVKPAAFDLFLGGCIAAYLGIVYYTIQNFGYLYTKLKAAVKSKHQ